One Nocardia farcinica genomic region harbors:
- a CDS encoding mandelate racemase/muconate lactonizing enzyme family protein, whose product MKITRVEAIPFAIPYRKPLRFASGEVHTAEHVLVRVHTDDGVVGVAEAPPRPFTYGETQDSIVAVIRKLFAPQVVGLTLLQRETVAARLARTVGNPAAKAALDMAIWDALGRTLDVQVTELLGGYTDRLRVSHMLGFDDPAAMVAEAQRMRERHGITTFKVKVGRRPIGLDLAVVRALREGLGEEVELYVDGNRGWTASESARAMREMADLGLLFAEELCPADDVLGRRWLVSQLDVPFIADESVPTPADVTREVLAGSATAISIKIARTGFTGSQRVHHLAEGLGLEVVMGNQIDGQIGSLCTVAFGAAFPLTSRRAAELSNFLDVSDDLLTEPLDIRGGELTVRPGAGHGAEIDPDKLARYRQDR is encoded by the coding sequence ATGAAAATCACCAGGGTCGAGGCGATCCCGTTCGCCATCCCCTACCGCAAGCCGCTCCGGTTCGCCTCCGGGGAGGTGCACACCGCCGAGCACGTGCTGGTCCGGGTGCACACCGACGACGGCGTCGTCGGTGTCGCCGAGGCGCCGCCGCGTCCGTTCACCTACGGCGAGACCCAGGACAGCATCGTCGCGGTGATCCGCAAGCTCTTCGCGCCGCAGGTCGTCGGACTGACGCTGCTGCAACGGGAGACGGTGGCCGCCCGCCTGGCCCGCACCGTCGGCAACCCGGCCGCCAAGGCCGCGCTGGACATGGCCATCTGGGACGCGCTCGGCCGCACCCTCGACGTGCAGGTGACCGAGCTGCTCGGCGGCTACACCGACCGGCTGCGCGTCTCGCACATGCTCGGTTTCGACGACCCCGCCGCGATGGTGGCCGAGGCGCAGCGCATGCGCGAACGGCACGGCATCACCACCTTCAAGGTGAAGGTGGGGCGCAGGCCGATCGGCCTCGACCTCGCGGTGGTGCGCGCGCTGCGCGAGGGCCTCGGTGAGGAGGTCGAGCTCTACGTCGACGGCAACCGCGGCTGGACGGCCTCCGAATCGGCGCGAGCCATGCGCGAGATGGCCGATCTGGGACTGCTGTTCGCCGAAGAGTTGTGCCCCGCCGACGACGTACTCGGCCGCCGCTGGCTGGTCTCGCAGCTGGACGTGCCGTTCATCGCCGACGAGTCGGTGCCCACCCCCGCCGACGTCACCCGCGAGGTCCTGGCCGGATCCGCCACGGCGATCAGCATCAAGATCGCCCGCACCGGCTTCACCGGCTCCCAGCGCGTACACCACCTGGCCGAGGGCCTCGGCCTGGAAGTGGTGATGGGCAACCAGATCGACGGCCAGATCGGCTCGCTGTGCACGGTCGCCTTCGGCGCCGCCTTCCCGCTGACCTCCCGTCGTGCCGCGGAACTGTCCAACTTCCTCGACGTGAGCGACGACCTGCTCACCGAACCGCTCGACATCCGCGGCGGCGAGCTCACCGTGCGACCCGGCGCGGGCCACGGCGCCGAGATCGACCCCGACAAGCTCGCCCGCTACCGCCAAGACCGCTGA
- a CDS encoding LysR substrate-binding domain-containing protein — protein sequence MELRHLRYFAAVAETRHFGRAAERLHMAQPALSQAIRQLEAELGAALLTRTTRQVALTPAGEFLLGEARRVLDTLDDSVRGVRRIAAGRLGQVRLGFTSTATLSHLPGIARALRRELPGVVLEVHSDLLTADQCERLRTGDLDLGILRPPVIGDGLGLRTLEIEPLVLAVPADHRLAHEPAVAMADLRDEDFLLYANRESIVNAAVLRSARAAGYTPRTALEGVSTGVLLALVAGGLGIAVVPASARALALTGVVFRDLPDAESVELALAWRRDSDSELVRSVLGVLAAELPDPLPPVEVDR from the coding sequence ATGGAGCTTCGCCATCTGCGCTACTTCGCGGCCGTCGCCGAGACGCGGCACTTCGGCCGCGCGGCCGAACGCCTGCACATGGCCCAGCCCGCGCTGTCGCAAGCCATCCGCCAGCTCGAGGCCGAACTCGGCGCGGCGCTGCTCACCCGCACCACCCGACAGGTCGCACTCACCCCCGCGGGCGAGTTCCTGCTGGGCGAGGCCCGGCGGGTGCTCGACACGCTGGACGACAGCGTGCGCGGGGTGCGCCGGATCGCCGCGGGCAGGCTCGGCCAGGTCCGGCTGGGCTTCACCAGCACCGCGACCCTCTCGCACCTGCCCGGCATCGCGCGGGCCCTGCGGCGCGAACTGCCGGGCGTGGTGCTCGAGGTCCACTCCGACCTGCTCACCGCCGACCAGTGCGAGCGCCTGCGCACCGGCGATCTGGATCTGGGCATCCTGCGCCCGCCGGTGATCGGCGACGGCCTCGGCCTGCGCACCCTCGAGATCGAACCGCTGGTGCTGGCCGTGCCCGCCGACCACCGGCTCGCCCACGAACCCGCGGTAGCGATGGCGGACCTGCGCGACGAGGACTTCCTGCTCTACGCCAACCGCGAATCCATCGTCAACGCCGCGGTGCTGCGCAGCGCCCGAGCCGCCGGGTACACCCCGCGCACCGCGCTCGAGGGCGTCAGCACCGGCGTCCTGCTCGCGCTGGTGGCCGGTGGGCTCGGCATCGCCGTGGTGCCTGCCTCGGCGCGCGCGCTCGCGCTCACCGGGGTGGTGTTCCGCGACCTGCCCGATGCCGAGTCGGTCGAACTGGCGTTGGCCTGGCGCCGCGACAGCGATTCCGAACTCGTCCGTTCCGTGCTCGGAGTGCTCGCCGCCGAGCTCCCCGACCCCCTACCACCCGTCGAGGTCGATCGATGA
- a CDS encoding CoA transferase subunit A codes for MAYIAPLADAIADLVHDGDTVALEGFTHLIPMAAGREIIRQRRRDLTLVRMTPDLVYDQLIGAGCARKLVFSWGGNPGVGSLHRFRDAVQNGWPVPLEIEEHSHAGMANRYVAGASGLPFAVLRGYVGTDLPEVTDTIKPITCPFTGERLTAVPALNPDVTIVHAQRADRHGNVQLWGLLGVQKEAVLAARRSLVTVEEIVDELTPVPGAIVLPAWAVTAVAEVPDGAHPSYAQGYSERDNAHYAAWDAIARDRDGFTRWLDEHVHAAAAQGSRA; via the coding sequence GTGGCCTATATAGCGCCGCTGGCGGACGCGATCGCCGACCTCGTGCACGACGGCGACACCGTCGCGCTCGAGGGCTTCACCCACTTGATTCCGATGGCGGCCGGGCGGGAGATCATCCGGCAGCGCCGCCGCGACCTGACGCTGGTGCGGATGACCCCCGATCTGGTCTACGACCAGCTCATCGGCGCGGGCTGCGCGCGCAAGCTGGTGTTCTCCTGGGGCGGCAACCCCGGCGTCGGCTCGCTGCACCGGTTCCGCGACGCGGTGCAGAACGGCTGGCCGGTGCCGCTCGAGATCGAGGAGCACAGCCACGCGGGCATGGCCAACCGCTACGTCGCCGGCGCCTCCGGCCTGCCGTTCGCGGTGTTGCGCGGCTACGTCGGCACCGACCTGCCCGAGGTGACCGACACGATCAAACCGATCACCTGCCCCTTCACCGGGGAACGGCTCACCGCCGTGCCCGCGCTGAACCCGGACGTGACGATCGTGCACGCCCAGCGGGCGGATCGGCACGGCAACGTGCAGCTGTGGGGCCTGCTCGGCGTGCAGAAGGAAGCCGTGCTGGCCGCGCGCCGCAGCCTGGTCACGGTCGAGGAGATCGTGGACGAGCTGACGCCGGTGCCCGGCGCGATCGTGCTGCCCGCCTGGGCGGTCACCGCGGTCGCCGAGGTGCCCGACGGCGCGCATCCGTCCTACGCGCAGGGCTATTCCGAGCGCGACAACGCCCATTACGCCGCCTGGGACGCCATCGCCCGCGACCGGGACGGCTTCACCCGCTGGCTGGACGAGCACGTCCACGCCGCGGCCGCACAGGGGAGCCGAGCATGA
- a CDS encoding CoA-transferase subunit beta — MTTTETATAPAAEYTADEMMTIAAARALQGDRRCFVGIGLPSTAANLARTTHAPGLVLIYESGTLGSKPDRLPASIGDGVLAETADAVISVPEVFNYWLQPGRIDVGFLGAAQLDRFGNINTTVIGGDYHHPKVRLPGAGGAPEIAASCGEVFVVVRQSRRTFVDRVDFVTSFGHGRGGGERARLGLRGAGPTLVITDLGVLRPDETGELVLTAVHPGVTVEQVRAATGWDLRVADHPTVSPAPTAEELATLRALRAAS; from the coding sequence ATGACCACCACCGAGACCGCCACCGCGCCCGCGGCCGAGTACACCGCCGACGAGATGATGACGATCGCCGCGGCCCGCGCCCTGCAGGGGGATCGGCGCTGCTTCGTCGGCATCGGATTGCCGTCCACCGCGGCCAATCTCGCGCGCACCACGCACGCGCCCGGCCTGGTGCTCATCTACGAATCCGGCACCCTCGGGTCGAAACCGGACCGGCTGCCCGCCTCCATCGGCGACGGCGTCCTCGCCGAGACCGCCGACGCGGTGATCAGTGTGCCGGAGGTGTTCAACTATTGGCTACAGCCGGGCCGCATCGATGTCGGCTTCCTCGGCGCCGCCCAGCTCGACCGCTTCGGGAACATCAACACCACCGTCATCGGCGGCGACTACCACCACCCGAAGGTGCGGCTGCCGGGCGCGGGTGGCGCGCCCGAGATCGCCGCCTCCTGCGGTGAGGTGTTCGTGGTCGTGCGGCAGTCGCGGCGCACCTTCGTCGACCGGGTCGACTTCGTCACCTCCTTCGGGCACGGCCGCGGCGGCGGCGAGCGTGCCCGCCTCGGCCTGCGTGGCGCCGGACCCACCCTGGTGATCACCGACCTGGGCGTGCTGCGGCCCGACGAGACCGGCGAACTGGTGCTCACCGCCGTGCACCCCGGCGTCACCGTCGAGCAGGTGCGCGCGGCGACCGGCTGGGACCTGCGCGTGGCCGACCACCCGACGGTCTCGCCCGCCCCGACCGCCGAGGAACTGGCGACCCTGCGCGCGCTGCGGGCGGCGTCGTGA